One Acanthochromis polyacanthus isolate Apoly-LR-REF ecotype Palm Island chromosome 6, KAUST_Apoly_ChrSc, whole genome shotgun sequence DNA segment encodes these proteins:
- the LOC110960721 gene encoding uncharacterized protein LOC110960721 isoform X2 — MKVFHTFFCFLFIALQDGNIVFVNADGGIHTVMEGEDVTVECTFPFRERRKYLCKKNCEEGNILMTTREDTAENGRYSIRYEHNSVESDSVMYVSIKQLKKSDSGWYRCALGRYWYLEPYCDFQVVVTEASATSQPKSTLPTFPPSTFLPSSSTESSEQLDSSPPRSDQQLYMGLILVFKIFILSMPLMIFCKKRRSTKPKVPPVETIYINVSESSRVIEEIREDRQISSPPVETSSLYCNAKYIKPNRAEDT, encoded by the exons CACTGCAGGATGGAAACATTGTATTTGTCAATGCAGACGGTGGGATCCACACAGTAATGGAAGGAGAAGACGTCACAGTTGAATGCACATTTCCTTTCCGTGAACGCAGAAAGTACCTCTGCAAGAAAAActgtgaagaaggaaacattCTCATGACAACAAGAGAGGATACGGCTGAGAATGGCAGATACAGCATTAGATATGAACACAACAGTGTTGAATCAGATTCTGTTATGTATGTGAGCATCAAACAGCTGAAGAAGTCTGACTCTGGTTGGTACAGATGTGCTTTGGGAAGATATTGGTACCTAGAGCCATACTGTGATTTTCAGGTTGTTGTCACAGAAG CTTCAGCCACTTCACAACCAAAGTCCACTCTTCCAACTTTTCCACCGTCAACGTTTCTCCCATCATCCTCCACTGAATCCTCCGAACAGCTCGACTCATCTCCGCCACGTTCAG ATCAGCAGCTTTACATGGGTCTGATTCTGGTGTTCAAGATCTTCATTTTATCGATGCCTTTGATGATTTTCTGCAAGAAGAGAAGATCCACCAAACCTAAag TTCCTCCTGTGGAGACGATCTACATCAACGTCTCAGAG tccaGCAGAGTGATTGAGGAGatcagagaggacagacagatcAGTTCTCCTCCTGTGGAAACATCTTCACTCTACTGCAACGCCAAATACATCAAACCAAACAGAGCTGAAGACACCTGA